Proteins encoded within one genomic window of Halocatena marina:
- a CDS encoding alkaline phosphatase family protein — protein MEALLIGIDAGCLPVFDRLIEEDVIPNIESICDTGVSGPLTSQIPPWTPSAWPSMYTGVNPGKHGTFGFVDYDGYDWHVVTADHVREHALWKLLEENDMSSVVVNVPVTHPPDEIDGAIIPGFIGPEHPESHPKGILDEVREEIGEYRVYPIYEREDDWPDSRKMDEYTTLVRMRGEAFRYLDKRFEPDFGFVQFQKPDTVFHEFHGNWEKVKTVYEETDRQIGLLLEECDAKRVFIASDHGMGPYEKYEFRMNEFLKDEGYAVATQGGKGMPSWNPIRNQLREGQDQETWEPGVVERLAAVAAQHGVTPSRIEGGLKTVGLDRIVKQYLPENIARTASEQVDFPESKAYMRARVELGVRINLEGREPDGIVPESEYESVRSDIIEQLTPLTTPDGEPMFDEVVPREEYYHGPYAENAVDIVTVPNNFDHFLSAHLLGKHFGPPTEPWNHKLDGVFAAMGEGIDDSVSVEDAHIYDVAPTIMAALGVPYSDRMDGRVLPIVDDPGSIAYPEYNSDDAAGIEDDDVEDRLADLGYL, from the coding sequence ATGGAGGCCTTACTCATCGGAATCGACGCCGGATGTCTTCCGGTGTTCGATCGATTGATTGAGGAGGATGTCATCCCAAATATTGAATCTATCTGCGATACTGGCGTTTCTGGGCCACTTACGTCTCAGATTCCGCCATGGACGCCTAGTGCATGGCCGTCGATGTACACCGGAGTGAATCCCGGTAAGCATGGAACGTTTGGTTTCGTCGATTACGACGGATACGATTGGCACGTCGTCACTGCCGATCACGTCCGTGAGCACGCACTGTGGAAGCTATTAGAGGAAAACGACATGTCGAGTGTCGTGGTGAACGTTCCAGTCACGCATCCACCTGACGAGATTGATGGAGCAATCATCCCTGGATTTATCGGTCCAGAGCATCCTGAATCTCATCCAAAAGGTATTCTAGACGAGGTCCGTGAGGAAATTGGTGAGTACCGCGTCTACCCTATCTACGAGCGTGAAGACGACTGGCCGGATTCACGGAAAATGGACGAGTATACGACACTCGTTCGGATGCGCGGCGAGGCATTTCGGTATCTGGATAAGCGATTCGAACCGGATTTCGGGTTTGTTCAGTTCCAAAAGCCCGATACGGTGTTTCACGAATTCCACGGGAATTGGGAAAAGGTAAAAACCGTCTACGAAGAGACCGACCGTCAGATTGGTCTCCTCCTTGAGGAGTGTGATGCGAAACGGGTCTTTATTGCAAGCGACCACGGGATGGGTCCATACGAGAAATACGAGTTCCGGATGAACGAATTTCTCAAAGACGAGGGCTACGCTGTGGCGACCCAAGGCGGCAAGGGAATGCCGTCGTGGAATCCGATCCGGAATCAGCTCCGTGAAGGGCAAGACCAAGAGACGTGGGAACCGGGCGTCGTCGAACGGTTGGCCGCTGTCGCAGCCCAACATGGTGTCACACCCTCTCGGATCGAAGGAGGACTCAAAACAGTCGGTCTCGACCGGATCGTGAAACAGTACCTCCCTGAAAACATCGCACGGACTGCGAGCGAACAAGTCGACTTTCCGGAGTCAAAAGCGTATATGCGTGCACGCGTCGAACTCGGTGTTCGAATCAATCTCGAAGGGCGTGAGCCGGATGGGATCGTGCCTGAATCGGAGTACGAGTCGGTTCGTTCTGATATCATCGAACAGCTTACGCCGCTGACAACACCGGATGGCGAGCCGATGTTCGACGAAGTCGTCCCGCGGGAAGAGTACTATCACGGTCCGTACGCTGAGAATGCCGTCGATATCGTGACCGTGCCAAACAACTTCGATCACTTCCTATCGGCCCATCTCCTCGGAAAGCACTTCGGGCCACCCACAGAGCCGTGGAATCACAAGCTCGATGGGGTGTTCGCTGCGATGGGTGAGGGTATTGATGATTCTGTTTCGGTTGAGGACGCCCACATCTACGATGTCGCGCCGACGATCATGGCCGCACTTGGTGTTCCGTACAGCGATCGCATGGACGGACGCGTCCTTCCAATCGTCGATGATCCTGGTTCAATTGCGTATCCTGAGTACAACAGCGACGATGCTGCCGGTATCGAAGACGACGACGTCGAAGACAGATTGGCTGATCTCGGGTATCTTTAA
- a CDS encoding 7-carboxy-7-deazaguanine synthase QueE → MPVNTDESSVDPSTGTKIGNDENRNGNTDSGDLPINELFYSLQGEGVLAGTPSVFIRTSGCNLRCWFCDSYHTSWEPTHAWLSIEDIIEDVQSYPATHVVLTGGEPLIHDTSVELLDRLAECGYHTTVETNGTVYREGDIDLASISPKLASSTPTPERAPTGDGEWIESHEARRLDIETLATLIESYEFQLKFVVTDSDDLPEITDLLERIRAVTSTQIRNTDVLLMPEGATRSALDDTRETVAALAIEHGYRYTPRLHVDLWNDAPGT, encoded by the coding sequence ATGCCAGTCAATACTGACGAGTCGTCCGTAGATCCCTCAACGGGAACGAAAATCGGAAACGATGAAAATCGAAATGGCAATACCGATAGCGGTGACCTCCCAATCAACGAGCTGTTTTATTCGCTGCAGGGGGAGGGAGTGCTCGCTGGAACGCCATCTGTCTTCATCCGCACCAGCGGCTGCAATCTCCGATGTTGGTTCTGTGACTCGTATCACACCTCGTGGGAACCAACTCACGCGTGGCTATCGATCGAAGATATTATCGAGGACGTACAGTCGTATCCAGCGACACACGTCGTTCTCACGGGAGGAGAGCCGCTGATCCACGATACGAGTGTCGAACTCCTCGATCGCCTCGCTGAGTGTGGCTATCACACGACTGTCGAGACAAATGGAACCGTTTATCGAGAGGGTGACATTGATCTTGCAAGTATCAGCCCAAAGCTCGCTAGCAGCACACCAACGCCCGAACGGGCACCTACAGGTGATGGAGAGTGGATAGAATCCCACGAAGCACGTCGGCTTGATATCGAGACACTTGCAACACTCATCGAATCGTACGAGTTCCAACTCAAGTTCGTGGTCACTGATTCCGATGATCTTCCGGAGATTACCGATCTGCTCGAACGGATACGAGCTGTGACCTCAACCCAAATACGAAACACCGATGTTCTTCTCATGCCGGAAGGCGCGACACGTTCGGCGCTCGACGATACGCGAGAAACAGTCGCTGCACTCGCCATCGAACACGGTTATCGATACACGCCACGGCTCCACGTGGATCTCTGGAATGATGCCCCCGGTACATGA
- a CDS encoding 6-pyruvoyl tetrahydropterin synthase family protein encodes MIEGVSEDGHTESTEHEIDDRDDIKDESKERATNSLKRIKERATNSLKRIKETERTLHIGQDRPIRISAGHRLRHHTGKCSRPHGHNYEVTVSIQGTLTDCGWVVDKGEVTSLINEWDHRFLLERGDPLVEAFEQSGDGDAVVVLEHPPTAEVMSVALERRLKEKLPETVSAIAVEVRETSELCAGHGGI; translated from the coding sequence ATGATCGAAGGAGTCTCAGAAGATGGCCATACAGAGAGTACAGAACACGAAATCGATGATAGAGATGATATAAAGGACGAGAGCAAAGAAAGAGCCACTAATTCACTGAAGAGAATCAAAGAAAGAGCCACTAATTCACTGAAGAGAATCAAAGAAACAGAGCGTACCCTCCACATCGGTCAGGACCGACCGATTCGGATCAGTGCAGGTCATCGACTCAGACATCACACTGGCAAATGTTCGCGTCCCCACGGACACAACTACGAGGTTACTGTTTCGATTCAGGGAACACTCACTGACTGTGGTTGGGTAGTTGATAAGGGAGAGGTAACGTCTCTGATCAACGAGTGGGATCACCGATTCCTCCTCGAACGAGGTGATCCTCTGGTTGAGGCGTTCGAGCAGTCAGGTGATGGGGATGCAGTAGTTGTCCTCGAACATCCGCCGACTGCAGAAGTCATGAGTGTCGCTCTCGAACGGCGACTCAAAGAGAAGCTACCGGAGACAGTCTCCGCGATCGCTGTCGAAGTCCGTGAAACCAGCGAACTCTGCGCTGGACACGGGGGAATATGA
- a CDS encoding excalibur calcium-binding domain-containing protein has product MKPTTSKRVKTGIATLAFTIVLTIAVISVGPFGALAQDDSGVVTPTPSGDADDPYDCGDFNSREQVEAVFEAEGDDNSDLDRDGDGIPCESDFPTEDPETDSDTETDSDTDTETETDTQNDSTVDEETATDSDTEQDTETEEDTNSEESSETTEEDTEDEMDTKEDTETEENDEQPPC; this is encoded by the coding sequence ATGAAACCGACCACATCTAAACGTGTTAAGACAGGAATTGCTACGCTGGCGTTCACTATTGTGCTCACTATCGCCGTAATTAGTGTTGGGCCATTCGGTGCATTAGCGCAAGACGATAGCGGTGTCGTAACTCCGACGCCATCCGGAGACGCAGACGACCCATACGACTGCGGAGACTTTAATAGTAGAGAACAAGTCGAGGCAGTGTTTGAGGCAGAAGGCGATGATAACAGTGATTTAGATCGGGACGGCGACGGAATCCCGTGTGAATCTGATTTCCCAACTGAGGACCCAGAGACAGACAGTGATACCGAAACAGACTCAGATACCGATACAGAGACTGAAACCGACACGCAGAACGATAGCACAGTAGATGAGGAAACAGCCACCGACTCGGATACTGAACAGGACACCGAGACAGAAGAAGACACGAACTCCGAAGAAAGCTCGGAGACTACTGAGGAAGACACGGAGGACGAGATGGACACCAAGGAGGATACAGAAACGGAGGAAAACGACGAACAGCCGCCCTGCTGA
- a CDS encoding alkaline phosphatase PhoX — METSIAAALGASVVGVASADEVEETDTPGAPSVKGNLKRFSTTAHGAEVTGPFVFEDGGLLYSLQHPSEDNPAPFNRAGIGYFSGFQFELDGDNDDFIEVSTPQTKKEQGQVRSGNGEYVLLAQGGESINGGTERLGVTQTPEGTDITQDNFPGTQYGAAATNPDCNEFVATNNDGTEGYLFTNWENSPGNVSRIPIRQTEDGEWEADQKNAINLANTEPLRSIGGTRINCYGDLSPWGTMVSSEENYAHTRVNLTNTVGDIEENGSGKGLIGGAQFWNRPNPSEIVEAIETYYDDSFSPQGFWALDGVEFLAYYLGAEQVDQTNGKNNVTTPIGDIYPNPYRYGYHVDIRDPAAETPQPIKYYVMGRAAWEAPDFQSDKRTVYGCSDGDSKGIYKFVADDPIPRYDDPMEIEGSLYAPKITNDEASVADSGNRHSPAKTPLEIEWIELGHASNEEVERWIATYDDITQQHYLEAHAETDWREDLDAALEEADRDVIKNGNQNYISNQEIIDWAEQVESDGPRGVDEDLRKVPFLETRAAAKEIGASIEFNKAEGVDSVDGAGPGDVVYFGISEFNDDLANDEGDIQMDRVDGGVVYRGELERDYNVSRLEPVIAGPDFTDAPEDADDALRNVDNVYVMDDGRVLCCEDGFGGPARSYPNDGLYVYQPNVLIDIDSIAVAHGSTASTDLRASSLPSGISGGRVTVTVSNPDVASITDVSFPDTLMVTDSTISDDGASVSLRFADTKKNIQPGESDVPIASVELRALEMGTTDLAIDIHQMDDEKGNAIDAEARTGLFITGPPAVIGDNAPTDPDGDGLYEDVNGNGRLDHHDIVTLFSHFDDDSIRLNADAYDFNENDRLDFDDIVSLREELN, encoded by the coding sequence ATGGAAACGTCAATAGCCGCTGCGCTCGGAGCAAGCGTGGTCGGTGTGGCAAGTGCAGATGAGGTAGAAGAAACGGATACACCTGGGGCGCCAAGTGTGAAGGGAAATCTCAAGCGATTTTCAACAACAGCGCACGGTGCCGAGGTGACAGGTCCATTTGTATTCGAGGACGGCGGGCTGCTGTACAGTCTCCAACATCCGAGCGAGGACAATCCAGCGCCATTCAACAGAGCGGGTATCGGTTACTTCAGCGGCTTCCAGTTTGAACTGGACGGAGATAACGACGATTTCATAGAGGTATCGACACCGCAGACGAAGAAAGAACAAGGTCAGGTACGTTCTGGTAATGGCGAGTACGTATTACTCGCGCAGGGAGGAGAATCGATAAACGGTGGCACGGAGCGACTCGGTGTAACTCAGACGCCCGAGGGTACAGACATCACACAGGACAACTTCCCAGGCACTCAGTACGGGGCTGCCGCGACTAATCCCGACTGTAACGAGTTCGTCGCCACAAACAACGATGGCACGGAGGGATACCTGTTTACGAACTGGGAAAACAGCCCGGGGAACGTCTCACGGATCCCAATCCGCCAGACCGAAGACGGTGAGTGGGAGGCCGACCAGAAGAACGCAATCAACCTTGCGAACACCGAGCCACTCCGTTCGATTGGTGGTACGCGTATCAACTGCTATGGTGATCTCAGCCCGTGGGGTACGATGGTCTCCTCAGAGGAGAACTACGCCCACACACGCGTCAACCTGACCAATACGGTGGGTGACATCGAAGAAAACGGGAGCGGGAAGGGTCTCATCGGCGGTGCTCAGTTCTGGAACCGACCGAACCCGTCCGAGATCGTGGAGGCTATCGAAACGTATTACGACGACTCGTTCAGTCCACAGGGCTTCTGGGCGCTGGACGGTGTCGAATTCCTCGCGTATTATCTTGGAGCTGAGCAAGTTGATCAGACAAACGGCAAAAATAATGTCACCACCCCAATCGGTGATATCTACCCGAATCCGTATCGATACGGCTATCACGTCGATATTCGTGATCCTGCAGCCGAGACACCCCAGCCGATCAAATACTATGTGATGGGTCGGGCGGCGTGGGAGGCACCAGATTTCCAGAGCGATAAACGAACCGTCTATGGCTGCTCGGACGGTGATAGCAAGGGTATCTACAAGTTTGTCGCCGACGATCCGATTCCGAGGTACGATGATCCGATGGAGATCGAAGGCTCGCTTTACGCCCCGAAAATAACCAACGATGAGGCATCCGTTGCAGATTCCGGAAACAGACATTCACCGGCGAAAACCCCTCTCGAAATCGAGTGGATTGAGCTTGGGCACGCGAGTAACGAGGAAGTAGAACGGTGGATCGCCACCTACGACGACATCACGCAACAACACTACCTCGAAGCCCACGCTGAGACGGACTGGAGAGAGGATCTCGACGCAGCGTTGGAGGAAGCCGATCGGGACGTCATCAAGAACGGCAATCAGAACTACATCTCCAATCAAGAGATCATCGATTGGGCCGAACAAGTAGAAAGCGATGGACCGCGAGGTGTCGATGAGGACCTCCGCAAAGTACCGTTCCTCGAAACCCGCGCGGCCGCAAAAGAGATCGGTGCCTCAATCGAATTCAACAAGGCCGAGGGTGTCGACAGCGTCGACGGTGCTGGCCCGGGTGACGTTGTCTACTTCGGTATCTCTGAGTTCAACGACGATCTTGCCAACGACGAAGGCGACATTCAGATGGATCGTGTCGATGGTGGTGTGGTCTACCGAGGCGAATTGGAACGAGATTACAACGTCTCGAGACTCGAACCAGTTATTGCTGGTCCCGATTTCACAGACGCACCCGAAGACGCAGACGATGCACTCAGGAACGTTGACAACGTCTACGTAATGGACGACGGCCGTGTTCTCTGCTGTGAGGACGGCTTCGGCGGACCTGCGCGTTCATACCCCAACGACGGGCTGTACGTCTACCAACCGAACGTCCTGATCGACATCGACTCGATAGCTGTTGCCCACGGGAGCACTGCGAGTACAGACCTACGTGCGTCGTCTCTCCCATCAGGGATCTCTGGCGGCCGGGTTACCGTTACGGTCTCCAATCCAGACGTGGCATCAATTACTGACGTTTCTTTCCCGGACACGTTGATGGTTACTGACAGCACTATTTCTGATGACGGTGCGTCCGTATCCCTCCGGTTCGCAGACACAAAGAAGAACATCCAACCGGGAGAGAGCGATGTCCCAATCGCTTCAGTGGAGTTGCGTGCCCTCGAAATGGGAACGACCGACCTCGCCATTGATATCCATCAGATGGACGATGAGAAGGGCAATGCTATCGATGCGGAGGCACGAACTGGCCTATTCATCACAGGACCACCGGCTGTTATTGGAGACAACGCACCTACCGACCCCGATGGAGACGGTCTCTACGAAGACGTTAACGGGAACGGACGACTGGACCACCACGACATTGTCACACTGTTTTCACATTTCGATGACGACAGCATCCGTTTGAACGCTGACGCATACGATTTCAACGAAAATGATCGTCTCGATTTCGACGACATCGTTAGCCTTCGCGAAGAACTCAACTGA
- a CDS encoding peroxidase-related enzyme (This protein belongs to a clade of uncharacterized proteins related to peroxidases such as the alkylhydroperoxidase AhpD.), translated as MTKPMQNFPTPDHDELPDDLRERIDEETERTGFTPNVFSAFGYKPSHFRAFVAYHDALVEDTELAREEIEMIVVTVSGVNDCLYCVVAHGALLRIYAEAPKLADQLATNHRSANLSPNHRAMLDFAADLTESPESIGRTDLAKLRNHGFSEEAIWDITSVVAFYNLSNRMATVADMRPNEEFYSMGR; from the coding sequence ATGACGAAGCCGATGCAGAACTTCCCGACTCCCGACCACGATGAGCTTCCCGACGATCTCCGCGAACGAATCGACGAGGAAACCGAACGCACGGGCTTTACGCCGAATGTGTTCAGTGCGTTCGGCTACAAACCGAGCCACTTCCGAGCGTTTGTCGCGTATCACGATGCGCTCGTTGAGGATACCGAACTTGCACGCGAAGAGATCGAGATGATCGTCGTGACGGTGAGTGGTGTGAATGACTGTCTCTATTGTGTCGTCGCTCACGGGGCGTTGCTACGAATTTATGCAGAAGCACCCAAACTCGCTGACCAGCTCGCAACTAATCACCGCTCGGCGAATCTGAGTCCTAATCACCGCGCGATGCTCGATTTCGCGGCGGACCTCACTGAATCACCGGAATCGATCGGTCGAACAGATCTTGCCAAACTCCGCAATCATGGCTTCTCTGAAGAAGCGATCTGGGATATCACGAGCGTCGTCGCCTTCTATAATCTCTCGAATAGGATGGCGACAGTGGCGGACATGCGACCTAACGAGGAATTCTACTCCATGGGACGCTAG
- a CDS encoding penicillin acylase family protein → MKIGRRTFLRSTGVLLGSGALTLETVNATGSDEITILTDEHSVSHVYADDLYGMAFANGYVQARDRLFEMDVLRHIGYGNSAEVLGPSQLQSDIEVRRDLYSKREIKRQYETASDRTQRVLEAFADGVNRKMVELAASGQLPGTFTALAHAPAPWTPADSIAVLSYLIGYFGVSGGNELANAQELAQLTQSLDDERSAYEAFGDRNWLRIREDHSTSISAEDLTVDGGEEVLPYEDVPDEQLRFVDAALDAEPWGIENDFSLSDFLSGLRRGEEAGSGVMEGFKWGSNALIVSGEHTETGSPMLGGGPQMGYFKPPVIHQVGLHGAGYDVTGIGVVGTPGIVIGRTPEFAWTVTSGRDDQVDTIAVELHPEDKHRYKWDGEWHSMQTETVVHNASVVGSIVSGDPDVRVVKQEIARIEENGDVMPVIAWNSDERVAWCQRTTTRYQELEGAFMWADLGTRDDLDGFKDQISEFPFTFNFHYIDSEDIAYIHTGSVPDRNPSLDHRLPAPGSDHQWRGKRVGLGLQTSYTNPSSGYVVNWNNGPCAGWRAGDAPQQWGSTHRVELLDRFTRSALADGPLSLQDVKQIIERAATHDASAPYTVPALIDAGHTSSDAQLRAMADELQTWKQRGYAWRDANEDGRYDSGGMAIWEETRRELQRLVFEDELDEQTPDLAFDPPETRHAADHGRAHQETTLVDAIAGRTTHDWFGGVTDRSERTQNHDESVRTVLRQALEQAAQTLEKRYESANPEDWLLSVRESTFRSLGASKQTSIKMVNRATYNQAVAVGEGLEGSQHILAPSNDGNMTLPEVLATQLGGDEPDRLTDQLDEYAAFEYAPNPYTREQVETIATDHQTLRAYHTSIDDPIEPTGQISERTRTQIATQIKTNEDNN, encoded by the coding sequence ATGAAGATCGGACGACGGACGTTTCTACGATCGACCGGCGTACTGTTGGGTTCTGGAGCGTTAACGCTGGAGACAGTAAACGCAACTGGCAGCGATGAGATAACTATTCTAACCGACGAACACAGTGTCAGCCACGTGTATGCCGACGATCTGTATGGGATGGCGTTCGCAAACGGATACGTACAGGCTCGTGATCGACTCTTCGAGATGGACGTACTCAGACACATCGGTTATGGGAACAGTGCAGAGGTGCTCGGTCCATCCCAGTTGCAATCGGACATCGAAGTTCGCCGTGATCTCTACAGCAAGCGTGAGATCAAACGGCAGTACGAAACCGCCTCTGATCGGACACAGCGGGTTCTCGAAGCGTTCGCTGATGGCGTGAATCGGAAGATGGTTGAGCTAGCCGCCAGCGGACAATTGCCGGGGACGTTCACCGCTCTTGCGCACGCTCCAGCACCGTGGACGCCAGCAGACTCCATTGCCGTGCTGAGCTATCTCATCGGATACTTCGGTGTCAGCGGCGGGAATGAACTCGCTAATGCGCAAGAACTAGCTCAGCTCACTCAATCGCTCGACGACGAGCGATCGGCCTACGAGGCGTTTGGCGACCGAAACTGGCTTCGAATTCGTGAAGATCATTCCACGTCAATCTCGGCAGAGGATCTCACTGTCGACGGTGGTGAGGAGGTGCTTCCCTACGAGGACGTTCCAGATGAACAGTTGCGGTTTGTGGATGCTGCTCTCGATGCAGAACCGTGGGGCATTGAGAATGATTTCTCGCTCTCCGATTTCCTGAGTGGTCTGAGGCGAGGCGAGGAGGCGGGAAGTGGAGTCATGGAGGGGTTCAAGTGGGGGAGCAACGCACTCATCGTGAGTGGTGAGCACACCGAGACAGGATCCCCGATGCTCGGTGGCGGTCCCCAGATGGGCTATTTCAAGCCGCCAGTCATCCATCAAGTGGGACTCCACGGCGCTGGGTACGATGTGACCGGCATCGGTGTCGTCGGGACCCCAGGGATCGTCATCGGCCGCACGCCGGAGTTCGCGTGGACGGTCACAAGTGGGCGTGATGATCAGGTCGATACCATTGCAGTCGAACTCCATCCAGAGGATAAGCATCGGTACAAGTGGGACGGTGAGTGGCACAGCATGCAGACCGAGACAGTCGTTCACAATGCGTCGGTTGTCGGATCGATCGTCTCCGGGGACCCAGATGTTCGAGTTGTAAAACAGGAGATAGCCCGTATCGAAGAAAATGGGGACGTCATGCCTGTAATCGCGTGGAATTCCGACGAGCGCGTTGCGTGGTGTCAGCGAACGACAACACGCTATCAGGAACTCGAAGGAGCGTTCATGTGGGCGGATCTCGGTACACGGGACGATCTCGACGGATTCAAAGATCAGATCAGCGAATTTCCGTTCACGTTTAACTTCCACTATATTGACAGCGAGGATATTGCATACATTCATACTGGAAGCGTTCCGGACCGGAACCCGTCTCTCGATCACCGACTTCCAGCTCCTGGATCGGACCATCAATGGCGCGGTAAGCGCGTCGGTCTCGGGTTACAAACTTCGTATACGAACCCCTCCAGTGGATACGTTGTGAACTGGAACAATGGCCCGTGTGCGGGCTGGCGAGCGGGCGATGCTCCACAGCAGTGGGGATCTACTCACCGCGTCGAACTCCTCGATCGGTTCACTCGGTCGGCACTAGCTGATGGGCCGCTTTCACTCCAAGACGTCAAACAAATCATCGAGCGAGCCGCAACGCACGACGCAAGCGCACCTTACACCGTCCCAGCCCTCATCGATGCCGGGCACACGAGCAGCGACGCACAGCTTCGAGCGATGGCGGACGAACTCCAAACGTGGAAACAGCGTGGATACGCGTGGCGCGATGCGAATGAGGACGGTCGCTACGACTCCGGAGGGATGGCTATCTGGGAAGAAACACGCCGCGAGCTACAACGTCTTGTTTTTGAGGACGAACTCGACGAGCAAACACCCGATCTCGCGTTCGACCCCCCGGAAACCCGACACGCCGCAGATCACGGACGAGCACACCAGGAGACGACGCTCGTGGATGCGATCGCCGGTCGGACGACCCACGACTGGTTCGGGGGTGTAACTGATCGTAGCGAGCGCACACAGAACCACGATGAATCGGTCCGTACCGTCCTCAGACAGGCGCTCGAACAGGCTGCTCAAACGCTCGAAAAGCGATATGAGAGCGCCAACCCAGAGGACTGGCTGCTCTCAGTCCGTGAGTCTACATTCCGATCGCTCGGAGCGAGCAAACAGACATCGATCAAGATGGTCAATCGAGCGACGTACAACCAAGCTGTTGCAGTCGGTGAGGGACTCGAGGGTTCTCAGCATATCCTCGCACCGAGCAACGATGGCAACATGACACTCCCCGAGGTGCTGGCAACGCAACTCGGAGGAGACGAACCGGATCGATTGACCGATCAGCTGGACGAGTATGCGGCCTTCGAGTACGCTCCCAACCCGTACACCCGAGAGCAAGTTGAAACAATCGCTACGGATCACCAGACCCTCCGGGCGTACCACACGTCAATCGACGACCCGATCGAACCCACCGGTCAGATTTCCGAACGAACGCGAACGCAGATTGCTACGCAAATCAAAACAAACGAAGACAACAACTGA
- a CDS encoding CDGSH iron-sulfur domain-containing protein — MVREITHAATEPRIITPDDLDEEKGDIAICLCGLSADYPFCDGSHQATQDEKEGVRYKYECDDDENPRHVIDHEFETVDEQKIGPTNDDDL; from the coding sequence ATGGTCCGCGAAATCACACACGCTGCGACCGAGCCACGGATCATCACACCCGACGACCTTGACGAGGAGAAAGGCGACATTGCGATCTGTCTCTGTGGCCTTTCAGCCGACTACCCGTTCTGTGATGGCTCACACCAAGCGACTCAGGATGAGAAAGAAGGCGTCCGCTACAAATACGAATGCGATGACGACGAAAATCCCCGCCACGTCATTGACCATGAGTTCGAAACAGTCGACGAACAAAAAATCGGCCCGACAAATGATGATGATTTATAA
- a CDS encoding DNA-3-methyladenine glycosylase, producing the protein MNQLRTDPVLQELIEEHGTLELEPAVDPFERLVVSIVNQQISTASASAIRERFFNRFDIAPEPLLNANEDDLRDVGLSQQKIEYIQNTAKTFQKENLTKATFSDMSDQAVIDELTTIRGIGVWTAKMFLMFSLGRKDVFPTEDLAVRKGMQELYGDLTESEMVEIAEQWRPNRSIAALYIWRAYE; encoded by the coding sequence ATGAATCAGCTCAGGACCGACCCAGTACTCCAGGAATTGATCGAAGAACATGGGACTCTCGAACTTGAACCGGCTGTTGACCCGTTCGAACGGCTCGTTGTTTCGATCGTCAACCAACAGATCTCAACAGCGTCAGCGAGTGCGATTCGAGAGCGATTCTTCAATCGTTTCGACATCGCTCCGGAGCCTCTGTTGAACGCCAATGAGGATGATCTCAGAGACGTTGGGCTGTCCCAGCAGAAGATCGAGTACATCCAGAACACTGCCAAAACGTTCCAAAAAGAGAACCTCACAAAAGCGACGTTTTCAGATATGTCTGACCAGGCGGTGATTGACGAACTAACAACAATTCGTGGGATTGGTGTCTGGACGGCAAAAATGTTCCTTATGTTCTCGCTCGGAAGAAAAGATGTGTTTCCGACCGAGGATTTAGCTGTCAGAAAAGGAATGCAAGAACTGTATGGTGATCTCACTGAATCTGAAATGGTCGAAATAGCCGAGCAATGGCGTCCCAATCGGAGTATTGCAGCCCTCTATATCTGGCGAGCGTACGAGTAA